ATCGGCATACCTTTTTATTACGGCTGTTGAAACTAATATTTTGCTGGTGGGTGTGGCATTGATCTGTTTTCTTCTTTCATGCTTTTTACTGAAAGGTTTAATGATCATTCAGCCCAACCATTCAAGAGTGCTGAATTTTTTCGGGAAATATGTAGGTACCGTCAAGGATAATGGTTTGTTCTTTATCAACCCTCTTTATTCATCCCAAAAGATCAGTCTCCGTTCTGAAAATTTACAAGGTCAGACTCTTAAGGTAAATGACAAAATGGGAAATCCCATTGAGATCGCAGTAGTCATCGTGTGGAAAGTGGGAGATACCTATAAAGCAGCATTTGATGTAGAACGATATTCAGATTTTGTGAGAATGCAGAGTGAAGCTGCGGTACGTCATCTGGCGATGAGCTTTCCTTATGATAATCTTGAAGATGATCATGCGCCGATTACCTTAAGAGAGGGTGGCGATAAAATTAATGCAATTTTAGAACAGGAACTTACGGACCGGCTTTCAAAAGCGGGAATTACGATTCAGGAAGCAAGAATTTCACACCTGGCCTATGCCTCAGAAATTGCAGGGGCAATGCTGCAAAGACAGCAGGCTACGGCCATAGTTGCAGCGAGAACTAAAATAGTTGAAGGTGCTGTGGGAATGGTCGATTTAGCCTTGAAAAAACTTTCGGAAGAGAATATTGTTGAATTGGATGATGAGAGAAAGGCAGCGATGGTAAGCAATTTAATGGTCGTTCTTTGTGGAGAAAAAGCAGCAACCCCAATTTTGAATGCAGGAACGCTTTATAATTAATCGGGAAGGATTAATAATTAAATTTTGCTTTGTAAAGTTTGCAATAAAGAGTTCTCGCACTGTCAGTCTGAGCGTAGTCGAAGATTTTGATAGTCTATCATGGCCTTTGCGACCTTAAATAAAGTAATTAAAAGAAAATCCTTGCGACCTTTATGTTAAAAATCAAGGGAGAAATTAGAAAAAAATCAAAAATGAAATCAGAAAAAGCTCAAAATCCTTCCGAAAACAAAGGCAAAAAATCTTTCGTCTTAAGGATCGATGAGTCCACATACAAGCTTTTGGAGAAATGGGCGAATGATGAATTCCGAAGTGTAAACGGGCAGATTGAGTATTTGCTGCATCAAAGTTTAACAAATTCGGGAAGAAAAAAGAAAGAATAGTAGGTGCCTCCCAGGTGCTTATTTAGAATTTGTATTCGAGATGTGAGTCCTAAAGAATTCGGAGACCTCCTAAAAAAAGCAGAGAAAATATCTCTGCTTTTTGTGTTTTTTTATTTCAATTAAATTAATCAAATATTCCTGTAAAATACCCTGCAATCACACTCCATGCATTTTTTCCGAG
The sequence above is a segment of the Chryseobacterium sp. MYb264 genome. Coding sequences within it:
- a CDS encoding SPFH domain-containing protein, with translation MEKILKPISGYLTLVICLGLFIVSAYLFITAVETNILLVGVALICFLLSCFLLKGLMIIQPNHSRVLNFFGKYVGTVKDNGLFFINPLYSSQKISLRSENLQGQTLKVNDKMGNPIEIAVVIVWKVGDTYKAAFDVERYSDFVRMQSEAAVRHLAMSFPYDNLEDDHAPITLREGGDKINAILEQELTDRLSKAGITIQEARISHLAYASEIAGAMLQRQQATAIVAARTKIVEGAVGMVDLALKKLSEENIVELDDERKAAMVSNLMVVLCGEKAATPILNAGTLYN